In a genomic window of bacterium:
- a CDS encoding TetR/AcrR family transcriptional regulator: MTTETRKSTDIRRTEIVDAGMRILAIEGARQFTAERLGAMVGITGGSIFRHFDSMEEILDAIVDRIEEIIFAGFPPQADDPLSALRQFFEHRVRAIREHPEISRLLLSENLIPGAHSSAREKRLREMKRRSRQFVIDCLSAASARGHLAADVGPEEGALVVLGALHAIAHSRPRPGERKDQSQRVAKVWSILERALTAPDHTKPTDAN; this comes from the coding sequence ATGACAACGGAGACCCGCAAGTCTACCGACATCCGCCGCACCGAAATCGTCGACGCCGGCATGCGCATCCTCGCCATCGAAGGGGCGCGTCAGTTCACCGCCGAGCGGCTCGGCGCAATGGTCGGCATCACCGGCGGCAGCATCTTCCGTCACTTCGATTCGATGGAGGAGATCCTCGATGCCATCGTCGACCGGATCGAGGAGATCATTTTCGCCGGTTTCCCACCCCAAGCCGACGATCCGCTTTCAGCGCTGCGGCAGTTCTTCGAACACCGGGTACGCGCCATCCGTGAGCACCCCGAGATTTCGCGTCTGTTGCTGTCCGAAAACCTGATCCCCGGCGCGCATTCCAGCGCGCGGGAGAAGCGCCTGCGCGAGATGAAGCGCCGTTCACGCCAGTTTGTGATCGACTGCCTCTCCGCCGCGAGCGCTCGGGGGCACCTGGCCGCCGATGTCGGACCGGAAGAGGGCGCGCTGGTGGTGCTCGGCGCCCTGCACGCGATCGCGCACAGCCGTCCCCGCCCCGGCGAACGCAAAGACCAATCCCAACGGGTGGCCAAAGTCTGGAGCATTCTCGAACGGGCGCTCACGGCGCCGGATCACACAAAACCGACGGACGCAAACTGA
- a CDS encoding prolyl oligopeptidase family serine peptidase, translating to MWSPRSARRLAIPALLCFLVIAPPVHSQQAQPYMMPPQALADLVDAPPTPTVQISPDQQWMLLLQQPGLPPIEEVAAPELRLAGLRINPRTYGPSRAGYSNSLAFKNIADGSERPVTGLPAGARINSVTWSPDGSRIAFAVTFEDRIELWTAALTDAAAMRITPRPLNATYGGSYNWVSDGRALIALTVPTDRGEAPPEMTIPTGPVIQENLGKSAPARTYQDLLKNPNDEARFTHYATSQIIRVTLDGQVVNLGRPGIIAQASPSPDGKYILVETVHPPFSYTVPVQRFPSRVEVWDMKGNLVRMLCEIPLADQVPVAFASVRTGPRGHEWRADAPATLCWAEALDGGDARVETDKRDQVYLLPAPFSGKPVPLITLGLRYGGIQWGNDNLALVEEWWWKTRRQHVWAVKPGSPKSKPRLVFDYSSEDRYNDPGTPMMRVNERGGYVLLTGDNGKSIYLSGAGASPEGDRPFVDRFDLTTATATRLFRSEAPYYERAVRLLDPSRGLLLTSRESTSEPPNYYIRNLNDGALQPVTAFPHPTPQLKDVQKELIRYKRDDGVDLTATLYLPAGYTPADGPLPMLMWAYPQEFKSADAAGQVTDSPYRFVRVSSHSPLLWLAHGYAVLDDPTMPIVGEGEAEPNDTYIKQLVASAQAAVDEVVRRGVADRDRIAIGGHSYGAFMTANLLAHSDLFRLGIARSGAYNRTLTPFGFQSEERTLWQARETYVDMSPFMYADKINEPILLIHGAADNNSGTFPMQSERFYDALKGHGATARLILLPAESHGYRARESVMHMIYEMTDWLDRYVKNAGPRTAAATIEESESR from the coding sequence ATGTGGTCACCCAGATCCGCGCGCCGTCTGGCGATTCCGGCGTTGCTCTGTTTCCTGGTCATCGCGCCGCCGGTCCATAGTCAGCAGGCGCAGCCGTACATGATGCCCCCGCAGGCGTTGGCGGATCTGGTCGATGCGCCGCCCACACCCACGGTGCAGATCAGCCCGGATCAGCAGTGGATGCTGCTTTTGCAGCAACCCGGTCTGCCGCCGATTGAAGAAGTGGCGGCGCCGGAACTGCGGTTGGCGGGACTACGGATCAACCCACGGACCTATGGTCCCAGCCGCGCCGGGTACTCCAATTCGCTCGCCTTCAAGAACATTGCCGATGGCAGCGAACGCCCAGTGACCGGTCTGCCCGCGGGTGCCCGGATCAATTCGGTCACCTGGTCACCGGACGGCTCGCGCATTGCCTTTGCCGTCACCTTCGAGGACCGGATCGAACTGTGGACCGCGGCGCTGACCGATGCGGCGGCGATGCGAATTACGCCGCGTCCGCTTAATGCCACCTATGGCGGGAGCTACAACTGGGTGTCGGACGGACGGGCCTTGATCGCATTGACCGTGCCGACGGACCGTGGGGAGGCGCCGCCGGAAATGACCATTCCCACCGGGCCGGTCATTCAGGAGAACCTGGGCAAGAGCGCGCCGGCGCGCACCTATCAGGACCTCCTCAAGAATCCCAACGACGAGGCGCGTTTTACGCATTACGCGACCTCGCAGATCATCCGGGTGACGCTCGATGGCCAGGTCGTCAACCTCGGCCGGCCGGGAATCATCGCGCAGGCCAGCCCGTCGCCGGATGGGAAGTACATCCTGGTCGAGACCGTCCACCCGCCCTTCTCCTACACGGTGCCGGTCCAACGCTTCCCGAGCCGGGTCGAAGTCTGGGACATGAAGGGGAATCTGGTGCGGATGCTCTGCGAGATTCCGCTGGCCGACCAGGTGCCGGTGGCGTTTGCGTCGGTTCGCACCGGTCCGCGCGGGCATGAGTGGCGTGCCGATGCTCCGGCCACCCTCTGTTGGGCGGAGGCGCTCGACGGCGGCGATGCCCGTGTCGAGACCGACAAGCGCGACCAAGTCTACCTGTTGCCCGCGCCGTTCTCGGGCAAGCCGGTGCCCTTGATCACGCTCGGACTGCGCTACGGCGGCATCCAGTGGGGCAACGACAATCTGGCGCTGGTGGAGGAGTGGTGGTGGAAGACGCGCCGCCAGCATGTCTGGGCGGTCAAGCCCGGGTCGCCGAAGTCGAAACCGCGACTGGTGTTTGATTACTCCTCGGAGGATCGGTACAACGATCCCGGCACACCGATGATGCGGGTCAATGAGCGGGGCGGCTATGTTCTGCTGACCGGCGACAACGGCAAATCGATCTATCTGTCCGGCGCCGGCGCCTCCCCCGAAGGGGACCGTCCGTTTGTCGACCGCTTCGATCTGACCACGGCGACCGCGACGCGTCTGTTCCGCTCCGAGGCCCCCTATTATGAGCGCGCGGTGCGGTTGCTGGACCCGTCGCGCGGGTTGCTCTTGACGTCACGCGAGAGCACCAGCGAACCGCCGAACTACTACATTCGCAATCTGAACGACGGCGCGCTGCAGCCGGTGACCGCGTTTCCCCATCCGACCCCGCAATTGAAGGATGTGCAGAAGGAGTTGATTCGCTACAAGCGCGATGATGGGGTCGATCTGACCGCGACTCTCTATCTGCCGGCCGGCTACACCCCCGCGGATGGGCCCTTGCCGATGCTGATGTGGGCCTACCCGCAGGAATTCAAAAGCGCCGACGCCGCCGGACAGGTGACCGATTCCCCTTACCGCTTTGTCCGTGTCAGTTCCCACTCACCGCTTCTGTGGCTGGCGCATGGGTATGCGGTGCTCGACGATCCGACCATGCCGATCGTGGGCGAGGGGGAGGCCGAGCCGAACGACACCTACATCAAACAATTGGTGGCCAGCGCGCAGGCGGCGGTCGACGAGGTGGTGCGTCGCGGCGTGGCCGACCGCGACCGGATCGCGATCGGCGGGCACTCGTACGGAGCGTTCATGACCGCCAACCTGCTGGCGCATTCAGACCTGTTCCGTCTGGGGATTGCCCGCAGCGGCGCCTACAACCGCACCCTGACGCCGTTTGGGTTCCAGTCGGAAGAGCGCACCCTCTGGCAGGCGCGGGAGACTTATGTCGACATGTCGCCCTTCATGTACGCCGACAAGATTAACGAGCCGATCCTGCTGATTCACGGAGCCGCCGACAACAACTCCGGCACCTTCCCGATGCAGAGCGAGCGGTTCTACGACGCGCTCAAGGGGCATGGCGCCACGGCGCGGCTGATCCTTCTGCCCGCCGAATCGCACGGCTACCGTGCCCGCGAGTCGGTCATGCACATGATCTATGAGATGACCGATTGGCTGGACCGCTATGTCAAGAACGCCGGTCCGCGGACCGCGGCCGCAACCATCGAGGAGTCCGAGAGCCGGTAA
- a CDS encoding DPP IV N-terminal domain-containing protein: MSIRSSVTLGAVVLLSMLPPSVGRCAMPPVPTEGGGVPPQLAGAGQTPLTIERIYGDTSLSGISPRGVKISPDGRRVGFLRGRSDDQYQLDLWVYDARDHRSRRLVDSKSLLPSERLSDIEKARRERARTASFRGILSYHWSPDGKRLLFPLGDTIYLYDIGARAPLRALTARGDILDPQISPKGNYASFVREQDLVVIDLQTGRERQLTFDGDGTVHNAEAEFIAQEEMGQSHGYWWSPDDAWIAFKQFDEAPVPIIRRFEVYPESTTVVEQRYPTAGEANVTVRLGLVRPTGGDVAWVDLGPDPDIYLARVDWLPDSRTVSFQRQSRDQKRLDLVFVDAATLAQRVVLTETSETWVNLNDDLRFLKRRPAFVWSSERSGFNHLYLYNLDGALIRPLTEGDWDVDGLLAVDEESGLVYFSSNRDAVTDKQIYTAPYATDELAAPTRISASDGWHDASFARDADRVLLFVDRFNDPATPPQTSVRGPDGRFLAWIEENRLGPGHPYWPYAAGHVIPDFGTIPAEDGQPLVYGLCKPANFDPAKRYPVHVSVYGGPGSQGVTRTWGDPFTQYLLQQGYIVFELDNRGTGRRGRRFADALYHRLGDIEVRDQVAGIRWLKGQPYVDPERIGVSGWSYGGYMAVMLLAKASDEIAAGIAGAPVTDWRIYDTHYTEHYLGRPQDNPDGYDSSSVFNVLAGLRSPLLLIHGMADDNVLFTNSTQLMAALISQGPQFHLMTYPGGKHGLSTPAMQRHSHHLMVDFLEDEMVRRR, encoded by the coding sequence ATGTCCATCAGATCAAGTGTGACTCTTGGCGCCGTTGTGTTGCTTTCGATGCTGCCGCCCTCGGTCGGGCGGTGCGCGATGCCGCCGGTCCCGACCGAGGGCGGCGGAGTGCCACCCCAACTGGCCGGGGCCGGGCAGACCCCATTGACCATTGAACGTATCTATGGTGACACGTCGCTGTCCGGCATTTCGCCGCGCGGGGTGAAGATTTCGCCCGACGGGCGGCGGGTCGGGTTTCTGCGCGGCCGTTCCGATGATCAATACCAACTCGATCTGTGGGTCTATGACGCCCGCGATCACCGGTCGCGTCGGTTGGTCGACTCGAAATCGCTTCTGCCGTCCGAGCGGCTCTCCGACATCGAAAAGGCGCGTCGCGAACGCGCCCGCACCGCGTCGTTCCGCGGCATCCTCAGTTACCACTGGTCGCCGGATGGGAAGCGGCTGTTGTTCCCGCTGGGGGACACCATCTATCTCTATGACATCGGCGCGCGCGCGCCGCTCCGTGCCCTGACCGCCCGCGGCGACATTCTCGATCCGCAGATTTCGCCGAAGGGGAACTATGCCTCGTTCGTGCGCGAGCAGGACCTCGTTGTCATCGATCTGCAGACCGGCCGCGAGCGTCAATTGACCTTCGATGGCGACGGCACGGTTCACAACGCCGAGGCCGAGTTCATCGCGCAGGAGGAGATGGGCCAGTCGCACGGCTACTGGTGGTCGCCGGATGACGCGTGGATTGCCTTCAAGCAATTCGACGAAGCGCCGGTGCCGATCATCCGCCGCTTCGAGGTCTATCCGGAAAGCACGACCGTGGTCGAGCAGCGCTACCCGACGGCGGGGGAGGCGAATGTCACGGTGCGTCTGGGCCTCGTGCGTCCCACCGGCGGCGATGTCGCCTGGGTCGACCTGGGCCCGGATCCCGACATTTATCTGGCGCGCGTCGACTGGCTGCCCGACAGCCGCACGGTCAGTTTCCAGCGGCAGAGCCGCGATCAAAAACGGCTCGATCTGGTCTTTGTCGACGCCGCGACGTTGGCGCAGCGGGTTGTACTCACCGAAACCTCCGAGACCTGGGTCAATCTCAACGATGACCTGCGTTTCCTGAAGCGACGGCCCGCGTTTGTCTGGTCGTCGGAACGCAGCGGATTCAACCATCTGTACCTCTACAACCTCGACGGCGCCTTGATTCGCCCGTTGACGGAAGGCGACTGGGATGTCGATGGTCTGCTGGCGGTGGATGAGGAGTCCGGCCTGGTGTACTTTTCTTCCAACCGCGACGCGGTGACCGACAAGCAGATCTACACGGCGCCATACGCCACGGACGAACTGGCCGCGCCGACGCGCATCAGCGCGTCCGATGGATGGCATGATGCCTCTTTCGCGCGCGATGCCGACCGTGTCCTGCTATTCGTCGACCGTTTCAATGATCCGGCCACGCCGCCGCAGACCAGCGTGCGCGGTCCCGACGGCCGTTTTCTGGCATGGATCGAAGAGAATCGTCTGGGGCCGGGCCATCCCTACTGGCCGTACGCCGCAGGGCATGTGATCCCCGACTTCGGCACCATCCCCGCCGAGGACGGCCAGCCCCTGGTGTATGGTCTGTGCAAACCGGCCAACTTCGACCCGGCAAAGCGGTACCCGGTGCATGTTTCGGTCTATGGCGGTCCGGGAAGTCAGGGTGTGACGCGCACCTGGGGCGACCCGTTCACGCAGTACCTGCTGCAGCAGGGCTACATTGTCTTTGAGTTGGACAATCGCGGCACGGGGCGTCGCGGTCGCCGCTTTGCCGACGCTCTCTATCACCGGCTGGGCGACATTGAAGTGCGCGATCAGGTGGCCGGCATCCGCTGGCTTAAGGGGCAGCCGTATGTCGATCCGGAGCGCATCGGCGTTTCCGGCTGGAGTTACGGCGGCTACATGGCGGTCATGTTGCTGGCCAAAGCGAGCGACGAAATCGCGGCGGGGATCGCCGGCGCGCCGGTGACCGACTGGCGCATTTATGACACACATTACACCGAGCATTATCTCGGCCGCCCGCAGGACAACCCCGACGGATACGATTCGAGCTCCGTCTTCAACGTGCTGGCGGGTCTGCGCTCGCCGCTGCTTTTGATCCACGGCATGGCCGATGACAATGTGTTGTTTACCAACTCCACACAATTGATGGCCGCCCTGATCTCCCAGGGGCCGCAGTTCCACCTCATGACCTATCCGGGCGGGAAGCATGGGCTGTCGACGCCGGCCATGCAGCGTCATTCCCACCATCTGATGGTGGACTTTCTCGAGGACGAGATGGTGCGTCGGCGTTAA
- a CDS encoding C69 family dipeptidase, whose amino-acid sequence MRRQLFRLSVLLATFCLSGLSAQSAPPSEGGCFSIVVGKDVSTTGFVTMAHNEDDGNPQVVNHHYVPRQTHPPGAMVKLDSALPLEQVPETWAYLWSEIPGLLYSDSYVNEWGVCVCSDACRSREDQPSLDGDGINWWLRRLVAERARSAREGVRLAGQLIERFGYSGSGRTYVICDPQEGWLLAAVQGRHWVAQRVPDDQVALIANTYTIQTIDLTDSLNFLGSADVVSYATERGWYNAASDGPFDFARAYALPEAAGHPSNIGRRWDGVRRIAAQPPAYGDAIPFAVTPARKVDAPMLMAILRSHFEGTPLYAADSLTGCPHSNPTGPICGDDTQTSFVAELRGDMPKEIGLTYWACFSSPCLSCYIPFHFDPEVFPAHYTDAGLAPTIEEYTARTGSKFSIDSASAYWTFTSWRHHMSQRYGAVSASVRDAFGAIEADAGVRHATAVQEALRQWPHDPEGARRRLREFSARVYRDAIGAMVYLTAQP is encoded by the coding sequence ATGCGCCGGCAACTATTCCGTCTGTCTGTCTTGCTCGCGACGTTCTGCCTGAGCGGCCTATCCGCCCAGTCGGCCCCGCCGTCAGAAGGCGGCTGCTTCTCCATCGTCGTCGGCAAGGATGTCTCTACCACTGGCTTTGTCACCATGGCTCACAATGAGGACGATGGCAACCCGCAGGTGGTCAATCACCACTATGTGCCCCGTCAGACACACCCCCCCGGCGCGATGGTGAAACTCGACAGCGCCCTGCCCCTCGAACAGGTGCCCGAGACCTGGGCCTATCTCTGGTCGGAAATTCCTGGCTTGCTGTACTCCGACAGTTATGTAAATGAGTGGGGCGTCTGCGTCTGTTCCGACGCCTGCCGTTCACGCGAAGATCAGCCCTCCCTGGATGGCGACGGCATCAACTGGTGGCTGCGCCGTCTGGTTGCCGAACGCGCCCGGAGTGCGCGCGAAGGGGTGCGTCTGGCCGGCCAGTTGATTGAGCGATTCGGCTATTCCGGTTCGGGACGGACCTATGTGATCTGCGACCCGCAGGAGGGCTGGCTTCTGGCAGCGGTGCAAGGCCGTCACTGGGTGGCGCAACGAGTCCCTGACGATCAGGTGGCGCTAATCGCCAACACCTACACCATTCAAACGATCGACCTGACGGACTCGCTGAACTTCCTGGGATCCGCCGACGTTGTCAGTTACGCGACCGAACGCGGCTGGTACAACGCGGCGAGTGATGGCCCCTTTGACTTCGCGCGTGCGTACGCGCTTCCGGAGGCGGCCGGCCACCCGTCCAACATCGGACGGCGCTGGGACGGCGTCCGCCGCATCGCCGCTCAACCTCCTGCTTATGGCGATGCGATTCCCTTCGCTGTAACGCCGGCGCGCAAGGTCGATGCGCCGATGTTGATGGCGATTCTGCGGAGTCATTTTGAGGGCACACCGCTCTATGCGGCAGATTCTCTGACCGGATGCCCGCACTCCAACCCAACCGGGCCGATCTGCGGCGATGACACCCAGACCAGCTTCGTCGCCGAATTGCGCGGCGACATGCCGAAGGAAATCGGATTGACCTATTGGGCCTGCTTCTCGTCGCCCTGCCTGTCGTGCTACATCCCCTTCCATTTCGATCCGGAGGTATTCCCTGCCCATTACACCGACGCCGGATTGGCCCCGACAATCGAAGAATACACTGCCCGCACCGGCTCGAAGTTCAGCATAGACAGCGCCAGCGCATATTGGACCTTCACATCCTGGCGGCACCACATGTCGCAGCGCTACGGCGCGGTGTCAGCATCAGTGCGTGACGCGTTTGGCGCAATCGAAGCCGACGCCGGCGTTCGACATGCCACGGCCGTGCAGGAGGCGCTGCGTCAATGGCCGCACGACCCGGAAGGCGCGCGGCGGCGGCTGCGGGAGTTCTCCGCCAGGGTGTATCGAGACGCGATTGGTGCGATGGTATATCTGACGGCACAGCCGTGA
- a CDS encoding aldo/keto reductase, producing the protein MKSGPVEGDFDALPVAEMAAGPIHSRRMSDFQTAVLGGAGLTVRRMGLSASYWPGRQTVHYAVDQGVTVFFCYGFDRQMVTSLRELFRHGRDHFIVITGAYNLLITHTNIRRTLEKRLRQLGADYLDFFLLLGVTKPKHFPESVQEELMRLREEGKVRGIGMSCHDRSFAGKTMAAGAMDTLMMRYNAAHRGAESDIFPHLAHKPTVISYTATRWGHLLRRPKGYPASEPVPTAPLCYRFVLSSPQVDVVLTAPSNLAQLKENLTALDGGPLADDEMAFMRRFGDIVHAQKRWFM; encoded by the coding sequence ATGAAATCCGGGCCCGTGGAAGGGGATTTTGACGCCTTGCCGGTTGCCGAAATGGCCGCCGGACCCATTCATTCCCGCAGGATGTCCGACTTTCAGACCGCCGTTTTGGGCGGCGCCGGATTGACCGTCCGCCGGATGGGCCTGTCGGCCAGCTATTGGCCGGGCAGGCAGACGGTCCATTACGCCGTCGATCAGGGAGTCACCGTCTTTTTCTGCTACGGCTTCGACCGACAGATGGTCACGTCGCTGCGGGAGCTGTTCCGCCATGGGCGCGACCACTTCATCGTAATCACCGGCGCCTACAACCTGCTGATCACCCATACGAATATTCGCAGGACGCTGGAAAAACGCCTCCGCCAACTCGGCGCCGACTACCTGGACTTCTTCCTGCTTCTGGGCGTGACCAAGCCGAAACACTTCCCCGAATCGGTGCAGGAGGAATTGATGCGCCTGCGCGAGGAAGGCAAGGTCCGCGGGATCGGTATGTCATGCCACGATCGGTCATTCGCCGGAAAGACCATGGCGGCCGGGGCGATGGACACGCTCATGATGCGTTATAACGCCGCCCACCGGGGCGCGGAATCCGACATATTCCCGCATCTGGCCCACAAACCGACCGTGATCAGCTACACCGCCACCCGCTGGGGCCACCTGCTGCGGCGCCCAAAAGGATACCCGGCCTCCGAGCCGGTGCCCACCGCGCCTTTGTGCTACCGGTTTGTGTTGAGCAGCCCCCAAGTCGATGTTGTCCTGACCGCCCCCAGCAATCTGGCTCAGCTGAAGGAGAACCTCACCGCGCTGGATGGCGGTCCCCTCGCCGACGATGAGATGGCGTTTATGCGCCGCTTCGGCGACATCGTTCACGCGCAGAAGCGGTGGTTCATGTAA